From Clostridium sp. SY8519:
TTATTTTTTCTGAATATATCCCTGTTTTGTCAGCAGTTCCGCGCAGAGAACCGCTCCGCCTGCCGCGCCGCGGATCGTATTGTGTGCCAGACCGATGAACTTCCAGTCATATACCTTGTCTTCACGGATCCGTCCGATGCTGACGCCCATGCCATTGCCGAAGTTTACATCTGCCTGTACCTGCGGACGGTCCTCTTCTTCCATGTACTGAATGTACTGTTCCGGCGCGCTCGGCAGCTTTAACTCCTGCGGAAGTCCGCTGAAGTGCACCAGTTTCTCGATCAGCTGCTCTTTGGTGGGATTTTTGCGGAATTTCACAAAAACAGCTGCGGTATGTCCATATAATACCGGCACGCGTACACACTGACAGGTGATCACCGGTTCGGAAGCCGGTACGATCTCTCCGTCTTTGACTTCGCCCCAGATACGCAGCGGCTCTTTCTCGGATTTTTCTTCTTCGCCGCCGATATAAGGAATGATGTTTTCCACCATTTCCGGCCAGTCCTTAAAGGTCTTGCCTGCGCCTGAGATCGCCTGATAAGTAGTTGCCACTACTTCATAGGGTTCAAACTCTTTCCATGCGGTCAGAGCCGGCGCGTATGCCTGAATGGAACAGTTCGGTTTTACGGCGATAAAGCCGCGTTTGGTTCCGAGACGTTTTTTCTGTGCTTCAATGACCGCGAAATGCTCCGGATTGATTTCCGGTACAACCATGGGCACATCCGGTGTCCAACGATGGGCGCTGTTGTTGGATACCACAGGAGTCTCTGTCTTGGCGTAGGCCTCCTCGATCGCCTTGATCTCTTCTTTGGACATATCTACCGCGCTGAAGCAGAAATCCACTTCCGAAGCAACCTGTTCGATTTCGTTGACATTTTTTACGATGATATCTTTTACGCCTTCCGGCATGGGTTTTTCCAGTTTCCACCGGCTGCCTACCGCGTCTTCATATCGTTTGCCCGCGGATCTCGGACTTGCTGCAATCGTTGTCACCTCAAACCAGGGATGGTTGTCCAGCAGGGAAATAAACCGCTGCCCCACCATGCCGGTTCCGCCTAAAATACCAACTTTTAATTTTTCACTCATGAAAAGATTCCTCCGTATTTTGATTTAGATTCACGCTGCAGCTGACCGCCGTAGTCCGTCAGTCGCGAACATTTGTCTTTCAGTTAGACATTGTACGGCAGCCGCCTGAAAAAATCAAGTACGAAAAAGCCAACATTTTTCATCTGTTTTATTCTTCCCGGTCGGTCAGCCTGCCCTGCTCCGCAAGGTACTGATCGTTCAGCGCAATCACCTGCTCCATTGCGCTGCGGGAAGGCGCTCCGATGGTCAGACGTTTTTCCACGCAGGTATGAATGGATACCGCATCGTAGATGTCTTCCTCAAAGGCATCCGAAAACTGACGGAACTCCTCCAGGGTCAGGTCGTCAATCGCTTTGTGGGCATCGATGCAGTAAAGTACCATACGGCCGATGATTCCATGGGCATCCCGGAACGGCACGCCTTTGTTCACAAGATAATCTGCCGCGTCTGTGGCATTGGTGAATCCATGGCGGGCGCTGTCTTTCATCCGTTCTTTGTTGAATTTAATCGTGGAAATCATACCGGTAAACAGACGAATGCATCCTTTTACCGTATCCATAGCGTCAAAAGCCAGTTCCTTATCTTCCTGCATGTCTTTGTTGTACGCCAGGGGGATTCCCTTCATAACGGTCAGCAGGGACACCAGCGCGCCATAGACCCGTCCGGTCTTGCCGCGAATCAGCTCCGCGATATCCGGGTTCTTCTTCTGGGGCATAATGCTGCTGCCGGTACTGTAGGAATCATCGATTTCCACAAACTGGTATTCGTTGGAGTTCCACAGGATAATTTCCTCGCAGAAACGGCTCAAATGCATCATGATCGTAGCGGAAGCTGCCAGATACTCAATCAGATAATCCCTGTCAGACACGCCATCCATGCTGTTTAAGCAGGGACCGTAAAATCCCAGAAGCTCTGCCGTCAGATCCCGGTCCAGGGGATAGGTTGTGCCTGCAAGCGCTCCGGAACCCAGCGGGCAGTAATTCATCCTGCGGTAAATATCTGCCATGCGTCCCCGGTCCCGTTTAAACATTTCAAAATACGCGCCCACATGATGCGCCAGCGTCACCGGCTGGGCCTTCTGCAGATGGGTAAAGCCGGGCATCACCGTATCCAGATGCTGTTTCATAATCTCCTGCAGCTCTGTTAAAAGATCATACAGCAGACTGTCTGTCTCCTGCACTTCCGCTCTGGTAAAAAGACGCATATCCAGCGCCACCTGATCGTTGCGGCTTCTTCCGGTATGCAGTTTTTTGCCTGTATCACCCAGACGGTCAATCAGATTGGCTTCCACAAAACTGTGGATATCCTCATACTCCGGTGTGATCTCCAGTCTGCCGGCTTCCACATCGGCCAGAATCTCCTTCAGTGTGCGGATGATGTCCTGTGTCTCCTGTTCCGTCAGGATGCCGGTTCGTCCAAGCATCGTCACATGGGCAATACTGCCCTGAATATCCTGACGGTATAATTTCCGGTCAAACGATATGGATGCATTAAAATTATAGACTAACTGATCGGTCTCCTTGGTAAAACGTCCACCCCATAACTGAGCCATTTGGTACCTCCATTTTATCCTGTTCTTGTTTTTTATCGGCTGGTTTCGGCTGTTTCCGCCGGGTCTGTCCCGCCAGCCGCATGCCGTGCCTCACGTTCTTCAGCTTCCCGTCTGGAAAAAACGCAGCCGCAGTAATTCTGCCGGTACAGATGATACCGGGCAGACAGCTCTACTGAGCGCTTATAACCGTTTCTTTTTTTAAAATCCGACGGGAGAAACCGGGCGCCATATTTTTCCGCTGCCTGCTGTCCCACCTGGTTAAGCAGTTCCGCGTTTTTTAACGGACTGATCGTCAGCGATGTGGTAAACCAGTCAAACTGCCTGTCATGTGCCAGCCTGGCTGTCTCCTCCAGGCGTAGCTCGAAGCAGCGTCTGCATCGGATGCCCCCCTCCGGCACATCTTCATAGCCTTCCGCCATCTTCAGAAAACGCTCCGGCTCATAGCGTCCGTCAATCACAGAGATCGGATGCCGGACTTTCATTTCCCGGATCATTCGTTTCTCCTCTGCGGCGCGTTTTTCATATTCCGCCTGCTCCGTAATATTCGGATTGTAAAAAAATACGGTAATGGAAAAATAATCAGACAAATATTCCAGTACATAACTGGAGCAGGGCGCGCAGCAAGCATGCAGCAGCAGTGTAGGAACTTTTTCCTCTGTCTGCTGCTGTGCCAGCACGGCATCCAGCTGCTTCTGATAATTGATCTTGTTCATATCTGTGCGTTCTCTCCTCTATCTGGTTCCATGAGGCACAGGCCTGGGCCTGCAGCCGTCCGTAAATCCCGAAGCATCCACGGACACTGTACTTTACACTACCATAGATCACCGCTCACGTCCAGCCGCAATCCTTTTATCATCAACAGCATTAGCAGCAGCTTACCGCATGATCCGTCCGCCGATAGTAATACGCATGATCCGATAAAATCTCCTCTTCCATCAGAGAACTCTGGTTTACCTCCCGCACCATCCGGGACAGGGTCTCCGGATTCAGCGCGCGTGTAGCCGGCACGAGAATCACCTCATGAATACTGCTGGGCAGAATATACAGGTCCGCGTTCAGCTTCCGGGCAAAATTTTCCAGAAGACCTTCATAGAGCATACAGGCCGCACCGAAATAGCTGCTTTCATTCGTCAGCACATACATGGGCAGTTCCGGTTCTTCCGGCCGGTTTTCTTCCCACTCCGCCGGATTCTCCTCCAGTTCCTGAATCACCTGACGGATATTCTTCAAGGAACTGCCCAGCATATGCTCCGTATTTTCTGCTGCCGCTTCCAGCAGAGTCCCGGCAGTCACCTGCCAGTACTCCATATGGGTATCTGTGACCAGAATCGTGGCATTTCCATACGATGCATCCATTCTGACCAGACAGAAAAATACAATTGCCAGATCAAGATAAGGCACATGGGGCACCTGTGTCAGAAGCTCTCTGTTTTTTTCATAATTGACCAGTTTATACGCAATCCGGTGCTTCACCTTCCGGTAATCCGTAAAAAAGCTGACATCCACACTGGTGTCCGCCCGATGGGACTGATAGCTTAACAGGATCCTGTGGTAGACCTCCTCAAAATCCCTTCCTTCCCGGTACAGCCGGTAGAAAGAATCCAGATAGATGGCCGGGGCAATATTTCTCCCCTCTTCCAGGATCACAAGTCCATCCAGGATCTGACCGTTATTTTTTGTGATTTTATAAATTTCGATTGTTTTCGGGTCCGGTACATCTGCCTCTAGGCGCTGCTGCACCGAAGCAATGAAACTCTGATATGTCATAGGCATAGAACCCGGGATAAACGGGAAGCAGAAACTCCCCGGAAAGAAAAATCAGGAACAGAATTCTGATTTCGATACTACACTTCCAACGAAACTCCGTCAATGGTATATGTGCATAAAGTTCCTGAGACGCAAGGCGTCTGCCATTCCCTTCTTTTCCTCTGTAAATTTGTGGCAATCCACTGATTTTCCTCTGCCGGAGGATCCCCGTACGGATTGTTTTGCTGCATAAACCATCTTCTTACCGAATCCCACAGCAGTCTTTCCGGATTTTGCAGTTACCGTAACCGTATATTTTTCCCCCGTTTTACCTTGACGGTCTTACTGGTTGCTTTTACTTTGTAGGTCTTCTTTCCTACTTTTACCTGGTAAGCCGCGCCTTTGACCTTTGTCCATTTAATCGTCAGTTTTCCTGAACCTTTTTTCACCTTGACTTTCAAGTCTTTCTTTACGATTTTGAAGGTTTTTTCCGCGGACAGACCGGTATAAGAAGCAGTTTCTTTGACAGCTGCCCGATTGATCACAGGGGACTAAAATGGGTGCATATATGGGTGCATACGAAAATGTAAAAAATCGTTAGTTTTAGTATAAATGTAATAAGAACATATATTCTTTTTTCAAAAGCAAAAAGCCCTGAACCCCTTATAAACACTGGAGTTCAGGACTTCTCATACACAAGCTAACGATCGGACTCGAACCGACGACCTATTGATTACGAATCAATTGCTCTACCAACTGAGCCACGTTAGCATAAACATACAGGATTCACCCGCATGCTTAATTATTATATAGAATGCCTTCCGGTTTTGCAATAGTTTTTTTATTTTTTTGCGCGGGAACCGGATCTGGATTTTCCTGTTTTTCCCTTTTTGCGATTTTTCGCGGACTTGGACTGGGCAACCGCTCTTCTGCCCCGGGGCGCCGCAGGCGGCATCAGACTTTCGTAAAGCTTCTGGTAGATTCCTGCCGAATGCTTCCAGGAAAAGTCTTTCTGCATACCGCGCACCGCGATCTGCTCCCATGCGGAGTGATTCTGGAAAAACACTTTTGCCGCATACGCAATGATGTCACTCATTTCGTGCGCATTATAATGTGAAAAAGAAAATCCCGTCCCGGTATTTTCGTATTCATTGTAAGGCTCTACCGTATCTTTCAGACCGCCGGTTTCTCTGACGATCGGCACTGTACCGTAACGCAGGCTCATCATCTGCGTCAGACCACAGGGCTCAAACATGGACGGCATCAGAAACGCATCGCAGCCGGCATAAATCTGATGCGCAGCATCTTCCTGATAGGCAATCTGCGCCGCAGCCCTGCCGGGATAACGCGCTGCAAGCTCCTGGAACATATGCTCGTAACGCTCCTCGCCTGTTCCCAGAACCACCAGCTGAATCCGCTCCTCGGACTGAAGCACATAATCTATCCGGCAGGCAATGAGGTCCATGCCTTTCTGGTCTGTGAGACGGGATACAATTCCAATCAGAAACGTATCCGGATCCTGTTTCAGTCCCATCCGCTCCTGCAGCACTGCTTTATTCGACGCCTTATACGCGGAAAAACTGTGCGTATAGGGATATGCAATCAGCGGATCTTTCCCGGGGTGGTAGACCTCATAATCCAGTCCGTTAAGGATTCCCTGCAGTGAGCTTCCGCGGGCGCGCAGGGCTCCATCCAGACCCTCGCCGCCTTCCGGTGTGCATATTTCTTTACAGTAAGAGCTGCTGACCGTTGTGACCGCATCCGCGTATACAATGCCGCCTTTCAGAAGATTTGCCTTCCCGTAGGATTCCAGTCGGTCGTAAGTAAAACAGTGATCCGCAAGACCGGTAATATCGCGGATTGCATCGATAAACCACCGGCCCTGATAACGCAGATTGTGAATGGTAAATACTGTTTTTATCCTACGATAGAACGGATCCCCTGCAAACTGTTCCTTTAAAAAAACGGGAAGCAGTCCGGTCTGCCAGTCGTGGCAGTGGATGATATCCGGCTGGAATCCGATAAGCGGAAGCACCGTCAGCACAGCTTTGGAAAAATACGCAAATTTCTCCGCGTCCAGATAAATCGCGTCATAGGGTGAGGGACCGGAAAAATAATATTCGTTATCAATCAGATAATAGGTCACACCGGCTGCCTGGGTCTGGTATACACCGGCATACTGGGTCCGCCAGTTCAGGGAAACCTGACACTCCAGAATCCGCTTCATGTTCTTCTTCCGTGCCGGATCCATACAGGCATACAGCGGCAGAATCACCCGTACATCATACTGGTTTTTCGGAAAATTTGCCGGCAGCGTGCCGGCAACATCTGCCAGCCCCCCTGTTTTTATAAATGGAACTGCTTCGGATGCAGCAAATAATACTTTTTTCATAAAATATTTTCCGCCATTTCTTTCATTTCCCGCGCATTATCGCGCACCGTATCTGTAATTTCCGCGCCTCCCAGCATACGGGCCAATTCCCGGATGCTGTCCTCCCGGTCAAGGGCGCGCACCTCAGAAACAGTCCGGCCGGCGTCTGTGGATTTTTCAATCAGAAAATGTGTGTCCGCCATGGCTGCGATCTGGGGCAGATGCGTAATACAGATCAGCTGATGATGCCGTGCCGTTTCCCGCAGTTTTTCCGCTACACACTGTGCGGTACGGCCGCTGATTCCGCTGTCAATTTCATCAAAAATCAATGTACCGGTATGATCTTTTCTGGCCAGCACCGTCTTCACTGCCAGCATGATCCGCGACAGCTCGCCGCCGGAAGCTACCTGATCCAGCGGACGCACCGGCTCCCCGGGGTTCGTGGAAATCAGGAAACGAACCCCGTCTATTCCGTGCGCAGCCGGTTCTTCCAGACGGCTGAATGCCACGGAAAATTCCACATGCGCGAAATTCAGCTCTTTCATCACTTTGCATACGGCCTGTTCGAAAACCGCCGCCTTTTTCTTTCGAACCGCGGAAATCCGCTCCGCGCAGGCATAGAGTTTCTCTTCTGTCTGTCCCAGATCCTTCCGCAGCTGT
This genomic window contains:
- the glgA gene encoding glycogen synthase GlgA translates to MKKVLFAASEAVPFIKTGGLADVAGTLPANFPKNQYDVRVILPLYACMDPARKKNMKRILECQVSLNWRTQYAGVYQTQAAGVTYYLIDNEYYFSGPSPYDAIYLDAEKFAYFSKAVLTVLPLIGFQPDIIHCHDWQTGLLPVFLKEQFAGDPFYRRIKTVFTIHNLRYQGRWFIDAIRDITGLADHCFTYDRLESYGKANLLKGGIVYADAVTTVSSSYCKEICTPEGGEGLDGALRARGSSLQGILNGLDYEVYHPGKDPLIAYPYTHSFSAYKASNKAVLQERMGLKQDPDTFLIGIVSRLTDQKGMDLIACRIDYVLQSEERIQLVVLGTGEERYEHMFQELAARYPGRAAAQIAYQEDAAHQIYAGCDAFLMPSMFEPCGLTQMMSLRYGTVPIVRETGGLKDTVEPYNEYENTGTGFSFSHYNAHEMSDIIAYAAKVFFQNHSAWEQIAVRGMQKDFSWKHSAGIYQKLYESLMPPAAPRGRRAVAQSKSAKNRKKGKTGKSRSGSRAKK
- a CDS encoding DUF5688 family protein, encoding MTYQSFIASVQQRLEADVPDPKTIEIYKITKNNGQILDGLVILEEGRNIAPAIYLDSFYRLYREGRDFEEVYHRILLSYQSHRADTSVDVSFFTDYRKVKHRIAYKLVNYEKNRELLTQVPHVPYLDLAIVFFCLVRMDASYGNATILVTDTHMEYWQVTAGTLLEAAAENTEHMLGSSLKNIRQVIQELEENPAEWEENRPEEPELPMYVLTNESSYFGAACMLYEGLLENFARKLNADLYILPSSIHEVILVPATRALNPETLSRMVREVNQSSLMEEEILSDHAYYYRRTDHAVSCC
- the asd gene encoding aspartate-semialdehyde dehydrogenase yields the protein MSEKLKVGILGGTGMVGQRFISLLDNHPWFEVTTIAASPRSAGKRYEDAVGSRWKLEKPMPEGVKDIIVKNVNEIEQVASEVDFCFSAVDMSKEEIKAIEEAYAKTETPVVSNNSAHRWTPDVPMVVPEINPEHFAVIEAQKKRLGTKRGFIAVKPNCSIQAYAPALTAWKEFEPYEVVATTYQAISGAGKTFKDWPEMVENIIPYIGGEEEKSEKEPLRIWGEVKDGEIVPASEPVITCQCVRVPVLYGHTAAVFVKFRKNPTKEQLIEKLVHFSGLPQELKLPSAPEQYIQYMEEEDRPQVQADVNFGNGMGVSIGRIREDKVYDWKFIGLAHNTIRGAAGGAVLCAELLTKQGYIQKK
- a CDS encoding epoxyqueuosine reductase QueH, which encodes MNKINYQKQLDAVLAQQQTEEKVPTLLLHACCAPCSSYVLEYLSDYFSITVFFYNPNITEQAEYEKRAAEEKRMIREMKVRHPISVIDGRYEPERFLKMAEGYEDVPEGGIRCRRCFELRLEETARLAHDRQFDWFTTSLTISPLKNAELLNQVGQQAAEKYGARFLPSDFKKRNGYKRSVELSARYHLYRQNYCGCVFSRREAEEREARHAAGGTDPAETAETSR
- the argH gene encoding argininosuccinate lyase translates to MAQLWGGRFTKETDQLVYNFNASISFDRKLYRQDIQGSIAHVTMLGRTGILTEQETQDIIRTLKEILADVEAGRLEITPEYEDIHSFVEANLIDRLGDTGKKLHTGRSRNDQVALDMRLFTRAEVQETDSLLYDLLTELQEIMKQHLDTVMPGFTHLQKAQPVTLAHHVGAYFEMFKRDRGRMADIYRRMNYCPLGSGALAGTTYPLDRDLTAELLGFYGPCLNSMDGVSDRDYLIEYLAASATIMMHLSRFCEEIILWNSNEYQFVEIDDSYSTGSSIMPQKKNPDIAELIRGKTGRVYGALVSLLTVMKGIPLAYNKDMQEDKELAFDAMDTVKGCIRLFTGMISTIKFNKERMKDSARHGFTNATDAADYLVNKGVPFRDAHGIIGRMVLYCIDAHKAIDDLTLEEFRQFSDAFEEDIYDAVSIHTCVEKRLTIGAPSRSAMEQVIALNDQYLAEQGRLTDREE